A genomic region of Hypomesus transpacificus isolate Combined female chromosome 19, fHypTra1, whole genome shotgun sequence contains the following coding sequences:
- the LOC124482297 gene encoding midkine-B-like — MRAVFSLALLLLLALMLVSSEAARNKKEKGKGSKGASDCAEWRYGNCVANNGDCGLGVREGTCDEQTRKLKCKVPCNWKKQFGADCKYKFGNWGECDSTSNTKTRAGTLKKALFHSECQDTIQVSKPCSLKTKPKGKKGKVREN; from the exons ATGAGGGCTGTGTTCTCCCTggccctgctgctcctcctagCCTTGATGCTCGTCTCCTCTGAGGCTGCTAGGAACAAGAAAG AGAAGGGAAAGGGCTCCAAGGGTGCCTCAGACTGTGCGGAGTGGCGCTATGGCAACTGCGTCGCCAATAACGGAGACTGTGGGCTGGGCGTACGGGAAGGGACATGTGACGAGCAGACCAGGAAGTTGAAGTGTAAAGTCCCCTGCAACTGGAAGAAGCAGTTTGGAG CTGACTGTAAGTACAAGTTTGGCAACTGGGGAGAGTGTGACTCGACCTCCAACACTAAGACTCGTGCTGGAACCCTGAAGAAAGCTCTGTTCCATTCTGAGTGCCAGGACACCATCCAGGTCTCCAAGCCCTGCTCTCTGAAGACCAAGCCGAAAG GGAAGAAGGGGAAGGTGAGGGAGAACTAG
- the chrm4a gene encoding muscarinic acetylcholine receptor M4 has protein sequence MDTTNGTGPGGLAPWNFNNSLTNVSTDIFLTNQSCDVGNGTCTGTEGSGFGSPYKTVEMLFIALVTGSLSFVTVVGNILVMLSIKVNRHLQTVNNYFLFSLACADLIIGVFSMNLYTVYLIMGYWPLGPVVCDLWLALDYVVSNASVMNLLIISFDRYFCVTKPLSYPTRRTTKMAGLMIAAAWVLSFILWAPAILFWQFIVGERTVPPGECYIQFLSNPAVTFGTAIAAFYLPVVIMTVLYIHISLASRSRVSKQKSEAKKEKKGLKAPGLLKSHILKQNNNNQLPSTAKPSLESSAALEDTLKNGRVEEAPPSQAQPSTAPAEEKETSNDSSTASNAPKEPKERANSEATSEVGLCPPATPTPAPSATPAVKVNPGSKWSKIKIVTKQAGDECITAIEIVPPNEQAERHSIPVNRPRTVARKFASIARSQVKRKRQMEAREKKVTKTIFAILLAFILTWTPYNVMVLISTFCQSCVPDTVWAIGYWLCYVNSTINPACYALCNATFKKTFKNLLMCQYKNIGTR, from the exons ATGGACACCACTAACGGCACAGGACCTGGCGGGCTCGCGCCCTGGAACTTTAACA ATTCACTTACCAACGTGTCCACAGACATCTTCCTGACCAATCAGAGCTGCGATGTGGGTAACGGCACCTGCACGGGCACAGAGGGGTCGGGGTTTGGCAGCCCCtacaagacagtggagatgttgTTTATTGCCCTGGTAACGGGTTCCCTTAGCTTTGTGACAGTGGTGGGCAACATCCTAGTCATGCTGTCAATCAAAGTCAACCGCCACTTGCAGACCGTGAACAATTACTTCCTGTTCTCGCTGGCATGTGCTGACCTCATCATTGGTGTGTTCTCCATGAACCTCTACACGGTGTACCTAATCATGGGCTATTGGCCATTGGGGCCGGTGGTGTGTGACCTCTGGCTGGCGCTAGACTATGTGGTCAGCAACGCCTCCGTCATGAACCTGCTCATCATCAGTTTTGACCGCTACTTTTGTGTGACCAAGCCGCTCAGCTACCCAACAAGACGCACCACTAAGATGGCGGGCCTGATGATCGCGGCAGCCTGGGTGCTCTCCTTCATCCTGTGGGCTCCCGCCATCTTGTTCTGGCAGTTCATCGTGGGCGAGCGGACGGTCCCGCCCGGAGAGTGCTACATCCAGTTCCTGTCCAACCCGGCGGTGACCTTTGGCACAGCAATCGCTGCGTTCTACCTGCCCGTGGTCATCATGACAGTTCTGTACATCCACATCTCACTGGCCAGCCGCAGCCGTGTGTCCAAGCAGAAGTCTGAGgctaagaaggagaagaaggggcTGAAGGCCCCAGGGCTACTCAAGAGCCACATCCTGaagcaaaacaacaacaaccagcTGCCCTCCACTGCCAAGccaagtctggagagcagcgcCGCCCTGGAGGACACGCTGAAGAacggcagggtggaggaggcccCACCCAGCCAGGCCCAGCCAAGCACCGCCCCCGCCGAGGAGAAGGAGACCTCCAATGACTCCAGCACTGCCAGCAATGCCCCAAAGGAACCCAAAGAACGTGCTAACAGCGAGGCCACTTCAGAGGTCGGGCTCTGTCCTCCTGCCACCCCCACGCCCGCACCCTCTGCCACTCCAGCCGTCAAAGTAAACCCCGGCTCCAAGTGGTCGAAGATCAAGATTGTGACAAAGCAGGCAGGGGACGAGTGCATCACCGCCATCGAGATTGTACCCCCCAATGAGCAGGCGGAACGCCACTCCATCCCCGTTAACCGACCGCGCACCGTGGCAAGaaagtttgccagcattgcccgCAGCCAGgtgaagaggaagaggcagatGGAGGCCCGGGAGAAGAAGGTCACGAAGACGATCTTCGCCATCCTGCTGGCTTTCATCCTGACCTGGACACCCTACAACGTCATGGTGCTCATCTCCACCTTCTGCCAGTCCTGTGTGCCAGACACGGTCTGGGCCATCGGCTACTGGCTCTGCTATGTCAACTCAACCATCAACCCAGCTTGCTACGCCCTCTGCAACGCCACCTTCAAGAAGACCTTCAAGAACCTGCTCATGTGCCAGTACAAGAACATCGGCACCAGATGA